A genomic segment from Bacillota bacterium encodes:
- the sucC gene encoding ADP-forming succinate--CoA ligase subunit beta has protein sequence MRLTEAQSKALFRSVGLPTPDGELATNPDEAGRIAGRLGGRVAVKVQIPIGGRGKAGGIRLADSPNQAAEHARALLGSRIRDYVVREVLVERAVPISREYYLSVTVDRARQSPVAIFSTAGGMDIEEVAEQTPERIAKQWIDIGLGLRDFHARRLFDEGGAPAALRAELGRFLSGLWGLFNRVDAQLVEINPLAETQDGHLVALDGKVEIDDNALFRHPDLAAMRSVEADHPLEREARAHNLAYVKLTGSVGVIGNGAGLVMATLDAVQREGGRPGNFLDIGGGARAEVVEKALRIVMSDPEVKAVLLNVFGGITRCDEVARGLVQALSALGGPRVPVVVRLAGTREEEGRALLAQSRVNGVESAATFQEAARRAVQLATAAG, from the coding sequence ATGCGGCTGACGGAAGCGCAATCCAAGGCGCTGTTTCGCAGCGTGGGCCTGCCCACGCCCGACGGCGAACTGGCCACCAACCCCGACGAGGCCGGGCGAATCGCCGGACGGCTGGGAGGGCGCGTCGCCGTCAAGGTTCAGATCCCCATCGGCGGCCGCGGCAAGGCGGGGGGCATCCGGCTTGCGGATTCCCCGAACCAGGCGGCCGAACATGCCCGCGCCCTGCTCGGATCCCGCATCCGGGACTATGTGGTGCGCGAGGTGCTGGTGGAGCGGGCCGTTCCCATCTCCCGTGAGTATTACCTGAGCGTTACCGTCGACCGTGCGCGCCAGTCTCCCGTGGCGATTTTCTCCACCGCCGGCGGCATGGACATCGAAGAGGTGGCCGAACAGACGCCCGAGCGTATCGCCAAGCAGTGGATCGACATCGGGCTGGGCTTGAGGGACTTCCACGCACGGCGCCTTTTCGACGAGGGCGGGGCGCCCGCCGCGCTGCGGGCGGAGCTAGGGCGGTTCCTGTCCGGCCTCTGGGGGCTATTCAACCGGGTGGATGCGCAGCTCGTCGAGATCAACCCCCTCGCCGAGACCCAGGACGGGCATCTCGTCGCGCTTGACGGCAAGGTGGAGATCGACGACAACGCGCTGTTCCGGCACCCCGACCTGGCGGCCATGCGGTCCGTCGAGGCAGACCACCCCCTGGAGCGCGAGGCGCGAGCGCACAATTTGGCCTACGTCAAGCTGACGGGCAGCGTCGGTGTGATCGGCAACGGCGCGGGGCTCGTTATGGCGACGCTCGACGCGGTGCAGCGGGAGGGCGGCCGGCCGGGCAACTTCCTGGACATAGGGGGCGGAGCGCGCGCCGAGGTGGTGGAAAAGGCCCTCCGCATCGTCATGAGCGACCCCGAGGTGAAGGCCGTCTTGCTCAACGTGTTCGGCGGGATCACCCGCTGCGACGAGGTCGCCAGGGGGCTTGTCCAGGCCCTTTCGGCGCTGGGCGGGCCCCGGGTTCCTGTGGTGGTGCGCCTGGCCGGCACCCGCGAGGAGGAGGGGCGGGCGCTTCTGGCTCAAAGCCGCGTGAACGGCGTGGAGAGCGCCGCCACCTTCCAGGAGGCGGCGCGCCGGGCCGTGCAGCTCGCCACCGCCGCCGGGTGA
- a CDS encoding branched-chain amino acid transaminase, with protein MGRFAYFQGRVVPIEEARLSIMSHALHYGTGCFEGIRAYWNEEHRQLYVFRLREHFERMLNSCKILRITPRLSVDELVAITLDVLRRNGDREDVYVRPLFYKSEHAIGVRLHQLSDDFALFAVPFGAYIDVEKPIRCKVSSWRHVNDNAIPMRAKVCGAYVNAALAKSEVMEEGYDEAIFLTMDGHVSEGSAENLFIVRGGRLITTPVYEDILEGITRATIMQLAREQLEVAVEERPIDRTELYVADEVFLVGTGAQVSAVGEVDRRPVGTGEMGPITRAIQQLYFNVVKGRVPAYRHWLTPVYQEAK; from the coding sequence ATGGGACGTTTCGCTTACTTTCAAGGACGAGTCGTACCGATCGAGGAAGCTCGCCTGAGCATCATGAGCCACGCGCTCCACTACGGGACCGGCTGCTTCGAGGGAATCCGCGCCTACTGGAACGAGGAACACCGCCAGCTCTACGTGTTCCGCCTGCGCGAGCACTTCGAACGCATGCTGAACTCTTGCAAGATTCTGAGGATAACCCCCCGCCTCTCGGTGGACGAACTGGTGGCCATCACGCTGGACGTTCTCCGCAGGAACGGCGACCGGGAGGACGTCTACGTCCGGCCCCTCTTCTACAAGAGCGAACACGCCATCGGCGTCCGGCTGCACCAGCTTTCGGACGACTTTGCGCTGTTTGCCGTCCCCTTCGGCGCGTACATCGATGTGGAGAAGCCCATACGCTGCAAGGTTTCGTCGTGGCGCCACGTCAACGACAACGCCATCCCGATGCGGGCGAAGGTCTGCGGCGCTTACGTGAACGCGGCGCTCGCCAAGTCCGAGGTCATGGAGGAGGGGTACGACGAGGCCATCTTCCTGACCATGGACGGGCACGTGTCGGAGGGGAGCGCTGAGAACCTCTTCATCGTGCGCGGCGGGCGCCTGATCACCACCCCGGTTTACGAGGACATTCTGGAGGGGATCACCCGCGCGACGATCATGCAGCTCGCCCGGGAGCAGCTCGAGGTGGCTGTCGAGGAGCGCCCCATCGACCGCACCGAGCTTTACGTGGCCGACGAGGTATTCCTGGTCGGCACCGGTGCCCAGGTGAGCGCCGTGGGGGAGGTCGACCGGCGCCCGGTGGGGACCGGCGAGATGGGGCCGATCACCAGAGCCATCCAGCAGCTCTACTTCAACGTGGTCAAGGGCAGGGTGCCGGCGTACCGGCACTGGCTCACTCCGGTCTACCAGGAGGCGAAGTGA
- a CDS encoding VanW family protein, producing MNRPSGTESPPPAAEGDDLNRALALAQALLDEGRAQAALDHLSALVTLHPDSAVLYNKLGICLARLNRLEEAATTFERASALDPAYAAPWSNLGNVRLEQGRPAEAEAAYRQALAIDPDYAPAHNNLAAALRRMGRYDEAVRHLKEAVRLQRDAQVDRPLSAPGRWLFYGVLGLAAILYWAWRQRLGSVVAGAVLAGLVLAADSAVHAEAPGPGRSEGPAAEAVLPEGLVAAGSNAEGLTPSELRARLAVVAAAMLAEPIVLRAGDEHIEVVPASLGIQADIEATLRQAAEAARSPPGLSAEPIRLRLSGPDPKAVRSLAARLDRLAGQAAVEPRIFFDAAGRGTIVPGRAGRRVDARALASLVVDAAAAPRPRVVDVPFEDTRPALSEADLAPLAEARPLASYATRYDPGQAERAGNISTAARELNGLVLRPGEVFSFNEAVGPRITERGYKEAPVLLNGRLVVDVGGGVCQVSTTLYNAALLGGLSARSRAPHSRPVWYVSLARDATVAYNLIDLRLHNPAPYPVAVQAAAGGGELTVTLWAPAWAQPLPWRLRTVVEQAILAGTVAVEDPSLAPGDERLEEPAATGYVATLWRELPLYGPFAVRERVNRSYYAPRPAQMRVAPQGLPPPVPEEEMPGPE from the coding sequence ATGAACCGGCCTTCCGGCACGGAGTCGCCGCCGCCGGCGGCTGAGGGCGATGACCTCAACCGGGCCCTGGCGCTGGCGCAGGCCCTTCTCGACGAAGGGCGGGCGCAGGCTGCCCTGGACCACCTGTCCGCCCTCGTGACGCTCCACCCTGACTCGGCCGTCCTCTACAACAAGCTCGGGATCTGCCTGGCGCGCCTGAACCGGTTGGAAGAGGCGGCCACCACCTTCGAGCGCGCCTCGGCCCTCGACCCGGCCTATGCAGCGCCGTGGAGCAACCTCGGGAACGTCCGGCTGGAGCAGGGCCGCCCGGCAGAGGCAGAGGCCGCCTACCGGCAGGCGCTCGCCATCGACCCCGACTACGCCCCCGCACACAACAACCTGGCCGCCGCCCTTCGCCGCATGGGGCGCTACGACGAGGCCGTACGCCACCTGAAAGAGGCCGTGCGGCTGCAGCGTGACGCCCAGGTGGACCGTCCCCTGTCGGCGCCGGGAAGGTGGCTCTTCTACGGCGTGCTCGGGCTGGCGGCGATCCTCTACTGGGCGTGGCGGCAGCGGTTGGGTTCGGTGGTGGCGGGAGCCGTGCTGGCGGGACTGGTGTTGGCTGCCGACAGTGCAGTTCACGCCGAAGCGCCGGGCCCGGGTCGCTCAGAGGGGCCTGCCGCCGAGGCGGTCCTGCCGGAGGGGCTTGTCGCTGCGGGCTCAAACGCCGAAGGCCTGACTCCCTCTGAATTGCGTGCCCGACTGGCCGTCGTGGCTGCCGCGATGCTGGCCGAGCCCATCGTGCTGCGGGCCGGAGACGAGCACATCGAAGTCGTTCCGGCCTCTCTGGGCATCCAGGCGGACATCGAGGCTACCCTGAGGCAGGCCGCGGAGGCGGCGAGGTCACCCCCCGGCCTTTCAGCAGAACCCATACGGCTCCGCCTCTCTGGCCCGGATCCGAAGGCGGTTCGCAGCCTTGCGGCGCGCCTCGACCGGCTCGCGGGTCAGGCCGCCGTCGAGCCCCGGATCTTCTTTGACGCTGCGGGCCGAGGAACCATTGTCCCCGGGCGTGCGGGGCGCCGCGTCGATGCCAGGGCTCTTGCCTCACTCGTAGTGGACGCGGCCGCGGCCCCGCGCCCCCGGGTCGTCGACGTGCCGTTCGAGGACACCCGCCCCGCCTTGAGCGAGGCCGACCTGGCGCCGCTCGCCGAGGCCAGGCCGCTGGCCTCCTATGCGACCCGGTACGACCCCGGGCAGGCCGAGCGGGCCGGCAACATCTCCACGGCGGCCCGGGAGCTGAACGGGCTCGTCCTGCGCCCCGGGGAGGTCTTCTCCTTCAACGAAGCGGTCGGGCCGCGCATCACCGAGCGCGGCTACAAGGAAGCCCCCGTCCTCCTCAACGGGCGGCTGGTGGTGGACGTGGGGGGCGGCGTCTGCCAGGTTTCCACCACGCTTTACAACGCGGCCCTCCTCGGGGGCCTTTCGGCCAGGTCGCGGGCCCCCCACTCCCGGCCGGTCTGGTACGTCAGCCTCGCCCGGGACGCCACCGTGGCGTACAATCTCATCGACCTGAGGCTTCACAATCCCGCGCCGTATCCGGTGGCCGTTCAGGCCGCCGCGGGCGGCGGGGAGCTGACCGTGACGCTATGGGCCCCCGCATGGGCGCAGCCGCTTCCGTGGAGGCTTCGCACCGTGGTGGAGCAGGCCATCCTCGCCGGCACGGTCGCGGTGGAGGACCCTTCCCTGGCTCCCGGCGACGAGCGGCTGGAGGAGCCGGCCGCCACAGGCTACGTGGCCACCCTATGGCGCGAACTCCCACTGTACGGCCCCTTCGCCGTGCGGGAGCGGGTAAACCGCTCCTACTACGCGCCCCGGCCGGCCCAGATGCGGGTCGCTCCGCAAGGCCTGCCGCCGCCCGTGCCGGAGGAGGAAATGCCCGGCCCGGAGTGA
- the thiI gene encoding tRNA uracil 4-sulfurtransferase ThiI, whose protein sequence is MASPAAVPVVLIRYGEVGLKGSNRAWFERILRENLRKALRPLGPWEVHNLRGRLVLAPGDREAFGDLLAAAEQAAAAASRVFGVVGAGPAREVPPDLPAILAAAEALVARRLPAEAGTPLSFKVAARRSNKRFPLDSMQLNREVGAHLLRAFGGRLVVNVHDPQLVVRVEVRDGSAFVYDGERPGPGGLPVGVSGRALALLSGGIDSPVAAWMGMKRGLRVDGVHFHAMPFTTEQALLKVVRLGRLLAAWQGDMRLFLTRFTDVQKAIYTNCPPDYGVILMRRMMVRIANVLADRHRYHALVTGENLGQVASQTLPSMAAVEAVSRRIILRPLVGMDKTEIVEAARRIGTYDTSTEAYEDCCTLFVARHPQTRPALERVEAVEARLDVAGLVDDAVAHTEVVEAADEPAFRHGVAAAGG, encoded by the coding sequence GTGGCTAGCCCGGCTGCTGTGCCTGTGGTGCTCATCCGCTACGGCGAGGTGGGCCTGAAGGGCTCCAACCGCGCGTGGTTCGAACGCATCTTGCGGGAGAACCTCCGCAAGGCCCTGCGCCCGCTGGGGCCGTGGGAGGTGCACAACCTGCGCGGGCGCCTCGTGCTGGCCCCGGGCGACAGGGAGGCCTTCGGCGACCTCCTCGCGGCCGCCGAGCAGGCGGCTGCCGCGGCTTCACGGGTGTTCGGCGTGGTGGGGGCCGGACCCGCGCGGGAGGTGCCGCCGGACCTGCCGGCCATCCTGGCCGCGGCCGAGGCCCTGGTGGCGCGCCGCCTGCCGGCGGAGGCCGGCACCCCGCTCTCCTTCAAGGTCGCAGCGCGCCGCTCCAACAAGCGCTTCCCGCTGGATTCCATGCAGCTCAACCGCGAGGTGGGCGCCCACCTGCTGCGTGCCTTCGGAGGGCGCCTCGTGGTGAACGTGCACGATCCGCAGCTCGTCGTGCGGGTCGAGGTGCGCGACGGATCCGCGTTCGTCTACGACGGCGAACGCCCGGGCCCGGGCGGCCTGCCGGTGGGGGTGAGCGGGCGGGCGCTGGCGCTCCTCTCAGGCGGCATCGACAGCCCTGTTGCCGCCTGGATGGGCATGAAGCGGGGCCTGCGCGTGGACGGTGTCCACTTCCACGCCATGCCCTTCACCACGGAGCAGGCGCTGCTGAAGGTCGTACGGCTCGGGCGCCTGCTGGCCGCATGGCAGGGGGACATGCGGCTGTTCCTCACCCGGTTCACCGACGTGCAGAAGGCCATCTACACCAACTGCCCGCCGGACTACGGCGTCATTCTCATGCGCCGCATGATGGTGCGCATCGCCAACGTGCTTGCGGACCGCCACCGCTACCACGCCCTGGTAACCGGCGAGAACCTCGGCCAGGTGGCGAGCCAGACCCTGCCGAGCATGGCTGCCGTAGAGGCCGTTTCTCGCCGGATCATCCTGCGCCCGCTGGTAGGGATGGATAAGACGGAGATCGTGGAAGCCGCCCGCCGCATCGGCACTTACGACACGTCCACGGAAGCGTACGAGGACTGCTGCACCCTCTTCGTCGCGCGCCACCCGCAGACGCGCCCCGCCCTCGAACGCGTCGAGGCAGTGGAGGCCCGGCTGGATGTGGCCGGCCTCGTGGACGATGCGGTCGCACACACGGAAGTGGTGGAGGCAGCCGATGAACCGGCCTTCCGGCACGGAGTCGCCGCCGCCGGCGGCTGA